A genomic stretch from Setaria viridis chromosome 1, Setaria_viridis_v4.0, whole genome shotgun sequence includes:
- the LOC117838157 gene encoding small ribosomal subunit protein eS24z: protein MADTKAAPAVTLRTRKFMTNRLLSRKQFVLEVLHPGRANVSKADLKDKLAKVYEVKDPNCIFVFKFRTHFGGGKSTGFGLIYDNVEAAKKFEPKYRLIRNGLATKVEKSRKQMKERKNRAKKIRGVKKTKAGDAKKK from the exons ATGGCAGACACGAAGGCGGCGCCCGCGGTGACGCTCCGCACGCGCAAGTTCATGACCAACCGCCTCCTCTCCCGGAAGCAGTTCGTGCTCGAGGTCCTCCACCCCGGCCGCGCCAACGTCTCCAAG GCGGACCTCAAGGACAAGCTGGCCAAGGTGTACGAGGTCAAGGACCCCAACTGCATCTTCGTCTTCAAGTTCCGCACCCACTTCGGAGGCGGCAAGTCCACGGGGTTCGGCCTCATCTACGACAACGTCGAGGCGGCCAAGAAGTTCGAGCCCAAGTACAGGCTCATCAGG AATGGTCTTGCTACCAAGGTGGAGAAGTCGCGCAAGCAgatgaaggagaggaagaaCAGGGCGAAGAAGATCCGTGGTGTGAAGAAG ACGAAGGCTGGGGATGCCAAGAAGAAATAA
- the LOC117836863 gene encoding auxin-responsive protein IAA7, with protein sequence MGEAAEGNKALRNWMGEPRPRDQDDEEKTLQLSLGLPGGGGGGAWGAAGREKGNHHHHHHSAADTSMLSLGYSNAAAFSPCSQGKAKGSPAAAPATGHALASTNNASQTRSPNAPVIGWPPVRTFRRNLATSSKASLDHQNGKKAAKPEETTKRAPFVKINMDGIPIGRKIDLNALDSYENLSLAVDKLFRGLLAAQQDPLAAGTRECSQGEVAISGLLDGTGEYTLVYEDYEGDRVLVGDVPWGMFVSSVKRLRVLKTSDLSSSLTPSGRKRAVAEC encoded by the exons atGGGGGAGGCAGCAGAGGGCAACAAGGCTCTTCGCAACTGGATGGGCGAGCCGAGGCCGAGAGACCaggacgacgaggagaagaCGCTGCAGCTCAGCCTCGGGCTCCccggaggtgggggaggaggagcctggGGAGCGGCGGGCAGAGAGAAGGggaaccaccaccaccaccaccactctgCTGCCGACACCTCCATGCTCTCCCTCGGCTACTCCAACGCAGCAGCTTTCTCCCCCTGCTCACAAG GCAAGGCAAAGGGGTCCCCAGCAGCGGCTCCAGCTACAGGGCATGCTCTTGCGTCCACCAACAATGCCTCCCAGACAAG ATCTCCTAATGCCCCAGTTATCGGGTGGCCTCCAGTTCGTACATTCAGAAGAAATCTGGCTACCTCTAGCAAAGCATCCCTTGATCATCAGAATGGGAAGAAGGCTGCCAAACCTGAAGAGACCACAAAAAGAGCTCCATTTGTAAAGATTAACATGGATGGTATTCCTATTGGTAGAAAAATCGACCTGAATGCCCTTGATAGCTATGAGAATCTGTCTCTGGCTGTTGACAAGCTATTTCGTGGACTCCTTGCAG CACAACAAGACCCTCTAGCTGCCGGTACAAGGGAGTGTTCACAGGGAGAGGTGGCCATATCAGGTTTACTAGATGGAACTGGCGAGTACACTCTAGTTTATGAGGATTATGAAGGTGATAGGGTGCTGGTTGGCGATGTTCCCTGGGG GATGTTTGTTTCTTCAGTGAAGAGGCTGCGAGTTCTCAAGACATCTGACCTCTCTTCATCT CTAACACCATCAGGCCGGAAAAGAGCGGTGGCTGAGTGTTGA
- the LOC117836855 gene encoding uncharacterized protein translates to MEDTAGVVGSSSSLPPEVTVASSLQRGQKRGAPDDEEEEDELDEADDGAPPARQLFEFLRVHPGGAADAGGAAAGASAAGQEPVDVTLRLGVGPLAGDYRGGTVDTTLRLRLGSAATPGEDDGRRFQSHGKPATGATLGAASNAEPDFDEGLVRDAMVAALFHEPTSEDEEEGFFPDDDFAMACVAATAGDGSVGSGSDDDAAGRPSSVLGLNEPCPSELPDGAPDPSDLPVPDPAAVDDDDLAAHVDERGVATETVEQRRRSSTPFDLFCSPVHVVRAPGVLIALSS, encoded by the coding sequence atggAAGACACTGCTGGCGTGGtggggagcagcagcagcctgcctCCGGAGGTAACCGTGGCGTCGTCGTTGCAGCGCGGGCAGAAGCGGGGCGCTCcggacgatgaggaggaggaggatgagctgGACGAGGCGGACGACGGCGCGCCTCCCGCGCGGCAACTGTTCGAGTTCTTGCGAGTCCacccgggcggcgccgccgacgccggcggcgcggcggcgggtgcaTCCGCGGCGGGCCAAGAGCCCGTCGACGTGACGCTGAGGCTGGGCGTGGGGCCTCTCGCGGGCGACTACCGTGGAGGGACCGTCGACACGACGCTGAGACTGAGGCTGGGCTCCGCGGCGACGCCGGGTGAAGACGACGGCCGCCGCTTCCAGTCGCACGGCAAGCCTGCCACCGGCGCCACGCTGGGTGCGGCGTCCAATGCCGAGCCGGACTTCGATGAAGGCCTTGTGCGTGATGCTATGGTCGCGGCCTTATTCCACGAGCCGACGtcggaggatgaagaagaaggcttctTTCCAGACGATGACTTCGCGATGGCTTGTGTCGCCGCCACGGCGGGCGACGGCTCCGTCGGGTCCGGCTCGGACGACGACGCAGCCGGTCGTCCATCCAGCGTGCTGGGCCTGAACGAGCCCTGCCCCTCCGAGTTACCCGACGGCGCACCTGATCCATCCGACTTGCCGGTGCCGgacccggcggcggtggacgacgacgaccttgCAGCGCACGTCGACGAGCGCGGCGTGGCGACGGAGACGGTGGAGCAGCGCCGCCGGTCCTCGACACCGTTCGACTTGTTCTGCAGCCCTGTACATGTTGTCCGAGCACCGGGCGTCCTGATCGCTCTCTCCAGCTAA